TGATGAGGCATTACTTCCTCATGGCTGGTTATAAAGCACCTGTTGCCGACAATTTTACCCTCGAACCATCGTTTCTTCTCAAAGCCTCTCAGAACGGAGCTGTTCAGCTCGACATTGGTTCCAAAGTTTATTACAAGGAGGATTACTGGGCCGGTATGGCATACCGTACCGGCAATGCCCTGATTTTTATGCTGGGCATGAAAGTTGACAAGTACTATTTTGGTTATGCATTTGATTATTCATTGAGCCATATCATGAGCCGTACCTTTGGTACACATGAATTTATGGTAGCAGCCAAATTCGGCGACAATGCGCGCCGGTACCGCTGGCTGAACCGCTTCTGACAAATACTGACAGAAAGAATTCCTGCCTTTTTTCAAAAAATAGTTACCGGAAAAAATCGAAAACATTTGGTTTTTTCAGGACAAGTATTTATTTTCGATGTTAGATAAATTGTTTTTAACTAAAAACCTGTATTTTTTTAACCCCCTGCTATATACAGGTGTTGATTGGAAAAAGGTGTAGCATGGGACGACTGCTGAAATATGGCGACCATGAACTGTTGAAAGGAATTGTAAATGAAGAAGATGAAGCTTTTGAACATCTCTATAAAGAAATTTTTCCTTCAGTACGCTGGTTGATAGTGAGAAACGGAGGGTCGGAGGAAGATGCCCGCGATTTGTTTCAGGAGTCGGTTATTATTCTGCATGGTAAGCTGAAAGAAGAAGGCCTGATATTGCACTGTACGGTAAAGACTTATTTATATTCGGTTAGCAGGCACCTGTGGTTAAAAGAATTGACCCGAAGGAGAAAATTAAATTTTACAGAAATTGGTGATGAGCAATATCTGATCCTTGAGGAAAATGAAAGCTCCGATTTTGAACAGGAACTTCTCGATTTTTACCTGAAGCAGTTTAATCAGTTGAGCAAGGAATGCAAAAAAATACTAAATTTACATTTCAGAAATGTATCCATAGCAGAAATTACAAAAAAACTTGGTTATCCGAGTGATAGCTATACAATGAACAGGAAATACCGTTGTAAACAGCGATTATTGCAGAAAATATCACGACATCCTTATTTTAAAAACCATGACGGACGATAGTTTTTTGTTCGAGCAGTATCTTGATGGCACGATGGCTGAGGAAACCCTGAGAAAGTTTCTTGACAGGCTTGCCACAGATAAGGATTTTGCCGCCCGCTT
The Bacteroidales bacterium genome window above contains:
- a CDS encoding sigma-70 family RNA polymerase sigma factor → MGRLLKYGDHELLKGIVNEEDEAFEHLYKEIFPSVRWLIVRNGGSEEDARDLFQESVIILHGKLKEEGLILHCTVKTYLYSVSRHLWLKELTRRRKLNFTEIGDEQYLILEENESSDFEQELLDFYLKQFNQLSKECKKILNLHFRNVSIAEITKKLGYPSDSYTMNRKYRCKQRLLQKISRHPYFKNHDGR